In Flavobacterium sp. N1736, the following are encoded in one genomic region:
- a CDS encoding DUF6952 family protein, whose product MKLPVIKQLTQFIEENDQDYIIETIEVLEAMTEIPSLKDEELDVIGELISNMYGALEVHKMVVQGTDKKEALNAFMKRVLGSIDK is encoded by the coding sequence ATGAAATTACCCGTAATAAAGCAATTAACGCAATTTATCGAAGAAAACGATCAGGATTATATCATCGAAACTATTGAAGTTTTGGAGGCTATGACTGAAATTCCTTCTCTAAAAGATGAAGAATTAGATGTAATTGGCGAATTAATTTCAAACATGTATGGCGCACTTGAAGTACACAAAATGGTGGTTCAGGGCACAGACAAAAAAGAAGCATTGAATGCGTTCATGAAACGTGTTTTAGGTTCTATAGATAAATAA
- a CDS encoding thioredoxin family protein, with the protein MLIDLNEDTLADLVAKNEKVVVQYSASWCGNCRIMKPKFKKLATENEAITFVLVDAENSPESRKLANVSNLPTFATFVNGKLVGETQTNKQEVLIDLVNAIA; encoded by the coding sequence ACTTAAACGAAGATACGTTAGCAGATTTAGTTGCTAAAAACGAAAAAGTAGTAGTACAATATTCAGCTTCATGGTGTGGAAATTGCCGTATTATGAAACCAAAATTCAAAAAATTAGCAACAGAAAATGAAGCTATCACTTTTGTTTTGGTTGATGCTGAAAATTCTCCTGAATCAAGAAAATTAGCCAATGTAAGCAACTTGCCAACATTCGCAACTTTCGTAAACGGAAAATTAGTTGGAGAAACTCAAACCAACAAACAAGAAGTTTTAATCGACTTGGTAAACGCAATTGCGTAA